A segment of the Devriesea agamarum genome:
AAGACCACCACCACGGCGATGTCGGTGATGGCTCTGCGCGGGGGGATGACGGGGCAGCACCAGCCTGATTCCGACTTGTCGGGATCGCCGCATGATCCGGCGTTCGCTGTGGGGGCGGCGGTGCCAGACCTCGGACACAATGCGTACCTGGGGACAGGGCAGTTCGCGGTAATTGAAGCCGATGAATCCGATGCCTCGTTTATTGCCTACGCGCCGCAGGTGATCGTCGTCACCAACGTTGAAGCTGATCACCTGGACCATTACGGCGACGAGCACACCATGCTGCGCGCTTACGATGCGCTCGTGGCCCGGCTGCCGGAAAGCGGCCACCTGGTGGTGTGCATCGATGATCCCGGAGCGGCAGCGCTCGGACAGCGGGCGCAAAGCCTTGGCTGTCAGGTGGTGTCCTACGGCACCTCAGCGCAAGCTCAGTGGCGCATTCATGACATTTATGAGACGCCCCAGGGCGTATGCGCCACGGTGCAGGCCCCCGGCACCCAATCGCCGTTTACGCTCCGCTTGGCGGTTCACGGGCGCCACAATGCTCTGAATGCTGTGGGTGCGTTGGCGGGTACGGCTTTGCTCCAGCCCGAGCGTGACCTCAATGATCTTGCGGCTGGTCTTGCCCGTTTCCATGGGGCGGCACGGCGTTTTGAAGCCAAGGGGGAGAGCGGCGGGGTACGGGTGTATGACGACTATGCCCATCATCCGCGGGAGGTCGCCGCAACGATCGTGGCGGCCCGTGGGATCGTGGCCCAGCCAGATGGTCAGCCAGTGCAAGCCGGCTTGGGTTCGGCTGCGGCGAATGCGGATGTAGCGAATGCGGCTGCGGCGAATGTGGACACTGAGCGTCAGCGCGACAGCTCGGCCGGCAATTCGGCCCACGGTCGGGTGCTGGCTGTATTCCAGCCGCACTTGTTTTCTCGGACCCGCGCCTTTGCCGCGGAATTCGCGCAGGCACTCGCGCTCGCCGACAAGGCCTGGGTGCTGCCGGTGTATGCCGCACGCGAAGACATCGACGACACCGTGGATGCGAGCACGATTACCCAAGCGCTGCCGGGTGCAGTGGAGGGCTTGGTGGCGCTGACACGCCGTGAGGACCTTCCCGCGCTGGTCGCTGAGGTGGCGAGGCCCGGAGATGTGCTGTTGATGATGGGTGCCGGCGATATTACTGATGACACCGAACCTGTTCTTGCGGCACTGGGGCGCGCAGCTGCGCAGCGTGCTCCCGAGGGCGGAGGGTCGCGGCGGTGACACCGCGCAGGCCTCCTGCCCCTCGGGTCCCGCGGGCGAGCAGCGGACAGCCACCGAGCGGTGGAAAACCATCGAGCAGTGGAAACTCTTCGAGCGGTGGAAATTCGCCGGGCAGTCGAAATCTCAGGGCCAACGGCAAGCCCATCGCGGCGGGTAGTTCTCGCGGGCGAGGGAAGCCCCCGGCTCAGATGGATCCGGCCACCGGGAAACCCTCTTCGAGCAGGAGCACGTCACAGCCTCCAGCGGCCCCGACGGTGCCACCGCGGCGAATTATGGCACAGGGGCGCGACGCGTCTGCTCTGGGGACGAGGCAACCCGGATCGGTCAGACCGTCTCGTTGGCCGAAGCGTGCGGCGAACGCGGCGGGAGGTGCGCGCGGTTCCGGCGGGGATGGGGTGCACAATCCCGACCCGGGCAAAGAACTTAACCCCAGCCCGGGTAGTGCTCGTAAACCCGGCGCAGGTGCCGGTGCGAGCGGTGCCCGCGTGGTACAGGCTGGTGACCGTTTTGGTGCCCGAACCCCGGCGCGCAGGGGTGGCGCGGCGAAAAAAGCGGTACGAAAGACAGATGCGCGTGCGGTGACCTTGGCCGCAGGAGGTCGGCGAAAAGCTCGCAGCGCCGATCCTGGGGGCACCGAACAGGGGCTGTTCCGCCGGATCCTTTGGGGGAAAAAATCCTGGCGGCGTGGCCGACGGATTGCGACGCTCAGCGCGATCGGTGTTCTGATCGTGGTGGGGATTTTGTTTGCCCTCGCACTGTTTTTGCCAGCGCTGTCGGTGCAGACCATTGAGGTCAAAGGGCGCACGTATGTGAGTTCCGGCAGCGTCGAGAAGGCATTGTCTGGGACGAAAGGAAGTCCGCTTCTGTTCGTCAATACCGGCGCTTTGGATAAAAGTCTGGATGCCGTGCCCGGTATTCAGTCGGCGACGGTGGTGCGCAAGTGGCCTTCCACGCTGGTGGTGACGGTGAAGGAAAGGACACCTCTGGCGATCATTAGCGAGCCCGGCGGAGCCACCAAGGTTGTAGATGCTGAAGGGGTGACCTTGCCGGTTGATCCCGGTTCACAAGAAGGACTAGTTCCCCTGACCGTGGGGCAGGGTTCCCAGGATCCCAATGCCGCAGTGGAGACGATGCTGAGCACTTTGGCGTCGATGCCCCAGGACTTGCGGGGGCGGATCTCTGATATTGCCGCGACCTCACGCGATGATGTGTCTTTTACGATTCGTGCCAATGAGAACGAAACTAAGCGCGTGATCTGGGGAAATGCGAGTGATGGGCCGTTGAAGTCGCGGGTGCTCACGGTTTTGCTCGGGCAACCGGGCGGAACTATTGATGTCTCCTCGCCGACCGCCCCGGTGACGCATCCGTAGCCGTGGTTCGCCGCTGGCGAGGGACACGATGTGACTTTGATTGGAAGGTGGCGCTCTCTTCGCGACGGCTGTGGCGTCCTATCCCGCGCTTGGCCGGCGCAAAGTTGCTCCGTACCGGGCCTAATGCAGCTAGCCGCTGAACCGTGATGGCCTGTACCGATCTCGTCTAGAAACCCCGGAGGGATCTCCCTTGCCCGAGACGTTTTGGTGGTGGACCCTGGAATCGTGGCAGCTCAGGAGGCGCGGACGAGCCCTGGACAGCCTGACTGTTCGTAATGCTCTGCCTCGTCCCGGTTCGTATTTCGATTTGGCACTGTATGTACGTCTTCGTCGCAGAACGCCTTCCCTAGTTCTTCCAAGGAGTCTTTATGACGATTGAGCAGACTGGACAGACTTCTAAGCTGCCAGATCTCGCCCATGATTCGCTTCCTGTGCTATGGCTCTGCGGGGCCCCGGGAGCGGGCAAGTCGACAGTT
Coding sequences within it:
- a CDS encoding UDP-N-acetylmuramate--L-alanine ligase; protein product: MSESRQGIASTDDTSINLPSDVPTVLRPGPVITRSTWPALELGGGPQSVHIVCIGGAGMSAIARLAVQAGLKVSGSDPLEGRFIGLLREAGADIAIGFHTDNVPDDVDILAVSSAVRPDNPEVKRAHDLGIPVVHRAAALAGLLAGRRTLIVAGTHGKTTTTAMSVMALRGGMTGQHQPDSDLSGSPHDPAFAVGAAVPDLGHNAYLGTGQFAVIEADESDASFIAYAPQVIVVTNVEADHLDHYGDEHTMLRAYDALVARLPESGHLVVCIDDPGAAALGQRAQSLGCQVVSYGTSAQAQWRIHDIYETPQGVCATVQAPGTQSPFTLRLAVHGRHNALNAVGALAGTALLQPERDLNDLAAGLARFHGAARRFEAKGESGGVRVYDDYAHHPREVAATIVAARGIVAQPDGQPVQAGLGSAAANADVANAAAANVDTERQRDSSAGNSAHGRVLAVFQPHLFSRTRAFAAEFAQALALADKAWVLPVYAAREDIDDTVDASTITQALPGAVEGLVALTRREDLPALVAEVARPGDVLLMMGAGDITDDTEPVLAALGRAAAQRAPEGGGSRR
- a CDS encoding cell division protein FtsQ/DivIB, with protein sequence MAQGRDASALGTRQPGSVRPSRWPKRAANAAGGARGSGGDGVHNPDPGKELNPSPGSARKPGAGAGASGARVVQAGDRFGARTPARRGGAAKKAVRKTDARAVTLAAGGRRKARSADPGGTEQGLFRRILWGKKSWRRGRRIATLSAIGVLIVVGILFALALFLPALSVQTIEVKGRTYVSSGSVEKALSGTKGSPLLFVNTGALDKSLDAVPGIQSATVVRKWPSTLVVTVKERTPLAIISEPGGATKVVDAEGVTLPVDPGSQEGLVPLTVGQGSQDPNAAVETMLSTLASMPQDLRGRISDIAATSRDDVSFTIRANENETKRVIWGNASDGPLKSRVLTVLLGQPGGTIDVSSPTAPVTHP